One window from the genome of Streptococcus parasanguinis encodes:
- a CDS encoding malolactic fermentation system transcriptional activator, with protein MFIEENLGIGLMTDLTLFPEYPNLVKIPLVEEEKTVFYISYTYPNEGEPQALLSSFIERLEKCEK; from the coding sequence GTGTTCATCGAAGAAAATTTGGGAATTGGTCTCATGACCGATCTGACTCTCTTTCCTGAATATCCAAATCTTGTCAAAATTCCGCTGGTTGAAGAGGAAAAAACAGTCTTTTATATTAGTTATACCTATCCAAATGAAGGGGAACCCCAAGCACTTCTTAGCTCCTTTATTGAACGGTTAGAGAAGTGTGAAAAATAA